In Thermococcus profundus, the genomic stretch AAAGGTTAAATCCTCGAAGTCCTATTGATATCAAGGTGGTGGGATGAGGATAGCCCTAATTGACGGGGAGCACTATCCCGACGTGGTGAAATGGGCTCTCGGACAGCTTGGAGATGTCTGTTGTGCCGTCTTCCTGGGGGGAACGGAGAAAATAGGGAGTCTGGAAGAGGTTAGGCAAAAGCTGGGCATCAGGATTTATTACGAACCATCGGATTACCTCACGGCGCTTTTCCTTGCCCTCCGGGAGAACCCAAAGGTGGAGGAAGTTGTTGACCTCAGCGACGAACCCGTTCTCAACTACGAGGATCGCTTTAGGATAGCCTCCCTCTGCATGCTTTTTGGGGTTCGGTACCGCGGCGCCGACTTTGTGTTCACACCAAAGCCCTTGAGGAAGACAAGGAAGCCCAGCATAGCCGTTATCGGTACTGGAAAGAGAATCGGAAAGACTGCCGTGAGCGGGTTCGTCGCGAGAACTCTGAAATCTATAGCTAGGCCCGTTGTCGTTACGATGGGGCGCGGAGGGCCGGAGGAGCCGGAGGTAATAGACGGGGAGAAGTTTGAGATAACCCCCAATTTTCTCCTGAAGATGGTTGAGATGGGCAAGCATGCGGCGTCTGATCACTTTGAGGACGCACTGACCTCCCGGGTAACGACGATAGGCTGCAGGCGTTGCGGCGGAGGTATGGCTGGCTTCTCCTTCTTCGACGTCGTCGACAAGGGGGTAGAACTCGCGGAGAGCCTTCCCCATGACCTCATAATCCTCGAAGGTAGCGGGGCAACTTTTCCAGCCTACCGGGCGGACGGCTATATCACGGTTGTGGGTGCGTCCCAGAGGGCGGATTTCATCGGGAAGTACTTCGGCCCGTTCAGGATCGCCCTTGCGGACATAGTGGTCGTTACTGGATCCGATGTCGTCCCCGGGGAGCGGCTGGCTGGGCTGGAAGGGGTGATCCAGAGAATCAACCCGAACGCGGATATACACTTCACAGCATTTAGACCGAGGCCCCTTGGGGAGGTCGCCGGAAAGAAGCTTGCGCTGGTGATGACATCACACACCGCCCTTTCCCGGGCAGGGGAACA encodes the following:
- a CDS encoding 2,3-diphosphoglycerate synthetase yields the protein MRIALIDGEHYPDVVKWALGQLGDVCCAVFLGGTEKIGSLEEVRQKLGIRIYYEPSDYLTALFLALRENPKVEEVVDLSDEPVLNYEDRFRIASLCMLFGVRYRGADFVFTPKPLRKTRKPSIAVIGTGKRIGKTAVSGFVARTLKSIARPVVVTMGRGGPEEPEVIDGEKFEITPNFLLKMVEMGKHAASDHFEDALTSRVTTIGCRRCGGGMAGFSFFDVVDKGVELAESLPHDLIILEGSGATFPAYRADGYITVVGASQRADFIGKYFGPFRIALADIVVVTGSDVVPGERLAGLEGVIQRINPNADIHFTAFRPRPLGEVAGKKLALVMTSHTALSRAGEHLEAMGAEVLHVSGNLSNRPALLEDLKAFQGIDAVAVELKAAAVDVVTRWAVERGIEIVYLDNEPVNIDGKDLRSAVLDLGKRILSKGDGG